A DNA window from Paenibacillus andongensis contains the following coding sequences:
- a CDS encoding DUF3231 family protein encodes MSQDERKLEKDSHHIQLTSGDIAPLWAGYLSDSMVKGVLQHFLHTVEDVEVKPVIEFALGLTIEHMEFSAKLFNDEKFPIPLAFTEKDVNLNAPRLFSDGFMLLYLRHMGIAGTVSYAMALASSSRQDIRAFFIQNQKTAAELLEKATALLQSKGILTRSPFIPYPDSVEYVHKESWLNGLLGDRRPLNAAEISNIYLNIMKNSIGKALMIGFSQVAKNKEVIEYIVRGRDISTKHVEIFSALLRDDQMPAPATWETEVSNSKESPFSDKLMLYHTIFLSAVGIGNYGAAISASMRRDLTTVYLRLTSEIGTYADDGAELAIKNNWMEKMPGAVERNALLSL; translated from the coding sequence ATGAGTCAAGATGAAAGGAAACTGGAAAAGGATTCGCATCATATTCAACTAACTTCTGGTGATATTGCGCCTTTATGGGCAGGTTATTTAAGTGACAGCATGGTCAAAGGCGTGCTTCAACATTTCTTACATACAGTTGAGGATGTTGAAGTAAAACCAGTCATTGAATTTGCTCTTGGTTTAACAATAGAACATATGGAATTTAGTGCGAAGTTATTTAATGACGAAAAGTTCCCTATCCCTCTTGCCTTTACAGAGAAGGATGTCAACTTAAATGCCCCAAGATTATTTTCAGATGGCTTTATGTTACTCTATCTAAGACATATGGGTATTGCCGGCACAGTTTCTTATGCTATGGCATTAGCAAGCAGTTCAAGACAGGATATACGTGCATTCTTTATTCAAAATCAGAAGACTGCAGCTGAGTTGCTAGAGAAAGCTACGGCTTTATTGCAATCAAAAGGAATACTCACAAGGAGCCCTTTCATACCGTATCCGGATTCAGTTGAGTATGTACACAAAGAAAGTTGGTTAAATGGACTGCTGGGCGATCGTAGACCCTTAAATGCAGCAGAAATCTCAAACATTTATTTGAATATTATGAAAAACAGTATAGGTAAAGCATTGATGATAGGTTTTTCTCAAGTTGCTAAAAACAAAGAAGTCATTGAATATATCGTGCGCGGCAGAGATATTTCCACGAAGCATGTCGAAATATTCAGTGCTTTATTACGTGATGACCAGATGCCGGCACCTGCGACTTGGGAAACAGAAGTTTCAAATTCTAAGGAGTCTCCATTTTCCGATAAGCTAATGCTCTACCATACGATCTTTCTTTCAGCAGTAGGAATTGGGAACTATGGAGCAGCTATTTCAGCAAGCATGAGGAGGGATTTGACAACGGTATACTTGCGGCTTACAAGTGAAATTGGTACCTATGCAGACGATGGAGCAGAACTCGCGATAAAGAATAATTGGATGGAAAAGATGCCCGGTGCGGTCGAACGTAATGCTCTACTATCCTTATAA
- a CDS encoding sugar phosphate isomerase/epimerase family protein, whose translation MNKKLRVGTIVGGGDAVRIIPQIAKHGFESYSLSFWQTTGNIDLKETAKRVADIVAEHDAIISTIGIFGNPLTGTGDNKDTLASWERLIDHAHLFGTDIVNGFTGRIPDCPIDESIPKFKEVFGELSRRAADRGVRLAFENCDMGGTWKTGDWNIAHNPTAWNLMFDAVPADNLGLEWEPCHQMVSLIDPIPQLRKWVDKVFHVHGKDATIAWDIIREYGVHGSQEFVWHRTPGFGDTNWSDIITILRQAGYLGTIDIEGWHDPVYRDELEMTGQVHALNYLKRCRGGDYIPNPV comes from the coding sequence ATGAATAAGAAGCTTAGAGTGGGTACTATAGTTGGTGGCGGTGACGCTGTTCGCATCATCCCCCAAATTGCCAAGCACGGATTTGAATCCTACAGCTTAAGCTTTTGGCAAACAACGGGGAATATCGATCTCAAAGAAACGGCAAAGCGGGTAGCCGACATTGTTGCGGAGCATGACGCCATCATATCTACGATAGGTATATTCGGAAATCCACTCACGGGAACAGGAGATAATAAGGATACACTCGCTAGCTGGGAGCGGCTTATTGATCATGCACATCTCTTTGGTACCGATATCGTAAACGGTTTCACCGGCCGTATTCCGGATTGTCCAATTGATGAGTCAATACCGAAATTCAAGGAAGTGTTTGGTGAGCTTTCTCGCAGAGCCGCTGATCGCGGTGTGCGACTTGCTTTCGAGAATTGTGATATGGGCGGAACGTGGAAGACAGGGGATTGGAACATTGCCCATAACCCAACTGCCTGGAATCTGATGTTTGATGCCGTACCGGCTGATAACCTTGGCCTGGAGTGGGAGCCCTGTCATCAGATGGTCAGTCTGATTGATCCGATTCCGCAGTTACGTAAATGGGTCGATAAAGTGTTCCACGTCCACGGCAAAGATGCGACAATTGCGTGGGATATTATTCGGGAATATGGGGTTCATGGGAGCCAAGAGTTCGTTTGGCACCGTACACCTGGCTTTGGGGACACGAATTGGTCCGATATCATTACGATTCTGCGTCAGGCAGGCTACCTAGGTACAATCGACATTGAAGGCTGGCATGATCCCGTCTATCGTGATGAGCTCGAGATGACGGGTCAGGTGCATGCTTTGAACTATTTAAAACGCTGCCGTGGCGGAGATTACATTCCAAACCCTGTTTAA
- a CDS encoding AraC family transcriptional regulator, which translates to MRIDMNPSQLTFWKKYIAKAKLDLSYAAYTKVSRLWRDENASCSFNRLYFIIEGEGFVKIGDQTYYPKPGELYLLPAGSDQAYGTISDHTFGKYWCHFTAKIGDLDLFQILQTSAYITIKDPEAFQKKFEQLIEYTKSEGLTAGFRVNAIISEFIADFIEQSETGKLNLASTPTFEKMNSVLTYMEQHIADNVSVDTLSQIAHYHPNYFINAFKQFTGYSPIQYMNHLRSEKAKDLLMMTELNVSQIADSLGMELSYFSRMFREQTGFTPTSFRDLKPKMTDYNETMMK; encoded by the coding sequence ATGAGAATAGATATGAATCCTAGCCAGCTCACCTTCTGGAAGAAATATATAGCGAAAGCGAAGCTTGATTTATCCTATGCGGCTTACACCAAGGTATCGAGATTGTGGAGAGATGAGAACGCTTCTTGTTCGTTTAATCGCTTGTATTTTATTATCGAAGGAGAAGGTTTTGTCAAAATTGGGGATCAGACCTATTATCCGAAACCAGGTGAACTTTATTTGCTCCCAGCGGGGAGTGATCAAGCTTATGGAACCATAAGTGATCACACTTTCGGGAAATACTGGTGTCACTTCACGGCCAAAATCGGGGATTTGGATCTGTTTCAGATTTTGCAAACATCCGCTTACATTACGATTAAAGATCCGGAAGCTTTTCAAAAAAAATTCGAACAACTGATAGAATATACTAAAAGTGAAGGATTAACTGCCGGTTTTAGAGTCAATGCGATTATAAGTGAATTCATTGCCGATTTCATTGAACAAAGTGAAACAGGCAAGCTTAATCTGGCTTCTACCCCTACTTTTGAGAAAATGAATAGTGTACTGACCTATATGGAACAGCATATTGCTGACAACGTATCCGTAGATACATTATCCCAAATAGCACATTATCACCCTAACTATTTTATTAATGCCTTTAAACAATTTACGGGCTATTCACCGATTCAATATATGAACCATTTGCGTTCGGAAAAAGCCAAGGATTTACTCATGATGACGGAATTAAATGTTTCGCAAATCGCCGATTCGCTGGGTATGGAATTATCGTATTTCTCCCGCATGTTCCGAGAACAAACCGGTTTTACACCGACTTCTTTCCGCGATTTGAAACCGAAAATGACCGATTACAACGAAACCATGATGAAATGA
- a CDS encoding MDR family MFS transporter: MSQPITSGAAEPEFKISSILVPLIAIISGIFMVILDTTAMNVALSKLVIDFKTDLPTIQWTVTGYMLATAAVIPLAGWLSDRFGAKNVFLTSVVLFTVASVLCATPNNAEWLIVFRILQGLGGGFVMPVSMAYVFRLSPPNKIGQVMGMLGVPILLAPAIGPIVSGWLVEYHSWHWIFLINLPVGIFSLVFGIWKLPAVARKKVAGFDLPGMILGPVAFASLSYGITQGAESWTSDKTLWGIIMGAVALIAFIIVELKSKLPLLELRVFRSIDFSFGIFVQWVLQFCLFGAIFLLPQFLQQARGYGAFDTGMTLFPQALASAVMMPIGGYLFDKIGVRWLVVVGLSLVSGAIFQYSHVSLTTEGHDLILPLIMAGSGMGLMMMPLNSHLIKKAPHDLVSRVTSLTSAMQQVINSFAVATLVTILSSHVNSSITAKNILINSPADKQKAMLAVAPEAFGQTFHVMLIIAICGIFLGLFLRRDKTQPNEVVKQEVALEGLH, translated from the coding sequence ATGAGTCAACCAATAACATCTGGCGCAGCGGAACCAGAGTTTAAGATTTCGAGTATTCTGGTACCTCTCATCGCCATCATTTCGGGGATATTTATGGTTATCCTCGACACGACTGCGATGAATGTGGCATTGTCGAAGCTGGTCATCGATTTTAAAACAGATTTACCTACGATTCAATGGACCGTAACGGGCTATATGCTGGCGACCGCGGCCGTCATTCCACTAGCGGGATGGCTATCCGATCGATTTGGGGCGAAGAACGTATTCCTCACCTCTGTTGTTCTTTTCACTGTAGCATCGGTTTTATGTGCTACACCTAACAACGCGGAGTGGTTGATTGTTTTCCGTATCCTTCAAGGTTTAGGTGGAGGATTCGTCATGCCTGTATCAATGGCATACGTATTCCGGCTAAGTCCACCGAACAAAATCGGTCAAGTGATGGGGATGCTGGGTGTACCCATTTTGCTCGCGCCTGCAATTGGGCCTATCGTTTCCGGATGGCTGGTTGAGTACCATTCCTGGCATTGGATTTTCTTAATTAATCTTCCCGTCGGTATTTTCAGCCTTGTCTTTGGAATATGGAAGCTGCCGGCTGTCGCACGTAAGAAGGTAGCTGGATTTGATTTACCAGGTATGATTCTAGGGCCCGTTGCTTTTGCATCCTTATCGTATGGGATCACACAAGGTGCTGAGAGCTGGACTTCCGATAAAACGCTGTGGGGCATCATAATGGGAGCTGTCGCATTGATCGCCTTTATCATAGTTGAACTTAAATCCAAACTCCCTCTGCTCGAGTTGAGAGTATTCCGATCTATTGATTTTTCCTTCGGTATTTTCGTACAGTGGGTACTGCAATTCTGTTTGTTCGGGGCGATTTTCCTGCTTCCGCAATTTCTTCAGCAAGCCCGCGGGTACGGTGCTTTCGACACAGGGATGACGCTGTTCCCGCAAGCGTTAGCTTCGGCAGTCATGATGCCGATTGGCGGTTACTTATTTGATAAAATCGGTGTACGCTGGTTGGTAGTCGTTGGGCTCAGTCTTGTTTCCGGTGCGATCTTTCAATATTCGCATGTCAGTCTAACGACAGAGGGGCATGACTTAATTTTACCGTTGATTATGGCTGGTTCGGGTATGGGGCTTATGATGATGCCGCTTAATTCACATCTAATTAAGAAAGCTCCGCATGATTTAGTGAGTCGAGTTACTTCTTTAACTAGTGCGATGCAGCAGGTTATCAACTCATTCGCAGTTGCTACCTTGGTGACCATTCTCTCTTCGCACGTAAATTCGTCCATTACTGCTAAGAACATTCTAATAAACAGTCCTGCTGATAAGCAAAAGGCTATGCTTGCTGTAGCACCCGAAGCGTTCGGTCAGACTTTCCACGTAATGCTCATTATTGCGATCTGTGGGATATTTTTAGGCTTGTTCCTTCGCCGTGACAAGACACAGCCTAATGAGGTTGTGAAACAAGAAGTCGCGTTAGAAGGATTGCACTAG
- a CDS encoding TetR/AcrR family transcriptional regulator gives MKHPDTNENSLYSQDIKAIPPCGRREERDSEYRQRILTSARSLFETNQIESVTMHQIAKESGVGQGTLYRRYAHIGEVCSDLLRSTTAQFLASLEEGLADPGPGVTAMNQLSDTIVRIIDFVDEKASLLSIINTTYTEKRSFYFHKKPIYIRLHSIVVPLITRAVQQGEIEQIDVNLTVNTILASLTPEQYLYHREILGYSKQQFVEGICRLFVKGI, from the coding sequence ATGAAACATCCAGATACCAATGAGAATTCATTATATAGCCAAGATATCAAAGCCATTCCACCTTGCGGTCGACGTGAAGAACGTGATTCGGAGTATCGCCAGCGAATTCTTACATCTGCTAGAAGCCTGTTCGAAACCAATCAAATTGAATCCGTTACCATGCACCAGATTGCCAAAGAATCGGGTGTCGGACAAGGTACTCTATACCGCCGTTACGCCCATATTGGCGAGGTTTGCAGCGATCTGCTTCGTTCAACAACAGCCCAGTTTCTTGCTTCTCTTGAAGAGGGTCTCGCGGATCCCGGTCCCGGGGTAACAGCCATGAACCAATTGTCGGACACGATCGTTCGAATTATTGATTTTGTGGACGAGAAAGCCTCCTTGCTTTCTATCATCAACACCACGTATACCGAAAAACGAAGCTTTTATTTTCACAAAAAACCTATTTACATCCGACTTCACAGCATTGTCGTTCCTTTAATCACTCGTGCCGTTCAACAAGGGGAGATTGAGCAGATTGATGTCAATTTGACGGTTAACACCATACTTGCCTCTTTAACACCAGAACAATACTTGTATCATAGAGAAATTCTGGGCTATAGCAAGCAGCAATTTGTTGAGGGCATTTGCCGACTCTTCGTGAAAGGAATATGA
- a CDS encoding HEAT repeat domain-containing protein, with the protein MQENTPLLLTDEQMREFITNGCLILKTDFSNEFHSNLLEQLNTVYAEEGNPGNNLLPRIRELQKVFDHPVVTGALTSVLGQNYMMHAHRHGHFNASATAGGWHKDSYWGYDRMRNHHPNWAMIMYFPQDTPVELGPTGVMPGTQNYQTRTFESSEQEGEVLASGEAGTFALIHYDIWHRSTPNVLGQPRYMLKFEFMRTELPQAPSWNNQEAAWRKPANLHLPIAEHDLMWEETWNWLSGKVGSLAGTAASDPDQIKELAAKLDGFEPLAINAAYDLARRGQQGVDALLEGLKSENSQVSRISAYGLSVAGSAAVNGLVAALDHENIEIVSHAVFALGELRELAAGAVPTFIKLLDHPADRVRCAVVDALGFMNTPLDDIVSSLGKCLQDENAQVRFMASLSLSRLGSQAEAAVPQLEIALDDENRYVRAHAAESLHYIGTERAKNTLIKFLLNSRWCPTTTKKNAFYP; encoded by the coding sequence ATGCAGGAAAATACACCTTTATTATTGACAGATGAGCAAATGAGAGAATTTATTACAAACGGATGTTTAATACTCAAAACCGATTTTTCCAACGAGTTTCACAGTAATCTTTTAGAACAATTAAACACGGTTTATGCGGAAGAGGGGAACCCTGGCAATAATTTACTGCCCCGCATTCGTGAACTGCAAAAAGTATTCGATCACCCTGTTGTGACAGGTGCTTTAACAAGCGTATTAGGGCAGAACTATATGATGCACGCACATAGACATGGGCATTTCAATGCTTCAGCGACGGCTGGAGGCTGGCATAAGGACAGTTATTGGGGCTACGATAGAATGCGCAATCATCACCCCAATTGGGCCATGATTATGTATTTCCCGCAGGATACGCCAGTGGAATTAGGACCAACAGGAGTTATGCCGGGCACGCAAAATTACCAGACTCGGACTTTTGAATCGAGTGAACAAGAAGGGGAAGTTTTAGCAAGCGGCGAGGCGGGTACCTTTGCACTGATCCATTATGATATCTGGCATCGTTCCACGCCTAATGTATTAGGACAGCCGCGCTACATGCTGAAATTTGAATTCATGCGTACTGAGCTTCCGCAAGCACCTAGTTGGAATAATCAAGAGGCAGCATGGAGGAAGCCAGCCAACTTACATTTGCCAATAGCTGAGCATGATTTGATGTGGGAAGAAACTTGGAACTGGCTGTCTGGAAAAGTTGGCAGTCTGGCAGGAACAGCTGCATCAGATCCGGATCAGATTAAAGAGTTAGCTGCTAAGTTGGATGGTTTTGAACCGCTAGCCATCAATGCGGCCTATGATCTGGCACGAAGAGGGCAGCAGGGTGTGGATGCTTTGCTCGAAGGATTAAAAAGCGAGAACAGCCAAGTATCGCGAATTTCCGCTTATGGATTATCCGTTGCAGGAAGCGCTGCCGTTAACGGGCTAGTTGCAGCTCTGGATCATGAGAATATTGAAATCGTTTCGCATGCGGTCTTTGCTCTTGGTGAATTAAGAGAGTTAGCGGCAGGAGCCGTTCCTACCTTCATCAAGCTGCTCGATCATCCAGCTGATCGTGTCCGCTGCGCCGTAGTGGATGCACTTGGATTCATGAACACACCGCTGGATGACATCGTGTCAAGTTTAGGTAAATGCTTACAAGATGAGAACGCGCAAGTTCGCTTCATGGCAAGTTTATCCTTGTCACGATTAGGCTCTCAGGCGGAAGCAGCTGTTCCGCAGTTGGAAATCGCATTGGATGATGAGAACAGATATGTTCGTGCGCATGCTGCGGAATCTCTGCATTATATCGGTACGGAACGCGCTAAGAATACACTCATTAAGTTTCTGCTTAATTCACGCTGGTGCCCGACAACGACAAAGAAAAACGCATTCTACCCGTAA